The uncultured Methanoregula sp. genomic sequence CTCGGCGGGAGTGTTATCACTGACAAGAGCGCTGACTGCGCCGTGAACCGCGGGTGCCTTGCAATGATCGCAGCTGCGATTGCACAAGCCAGGACCAGCGGGATCGTGGTCATCCACGGTGCAGGCTCCTGCGGTCATCCCGAGGCCAGGCGCTACCATCTCGACACGGGCGCCTCTAGAGGCCAGACCGACGGGATCTGGGTTACCCACCGCGTTGTCAGCAGCCTCAACGACGAAGTCGTGCGGGCCCTCCGGGAAGAGGGCGTGGCAGCTGTCGGTATTCACCCGCTCCATACCGCGGTAGCCGACAACGGGAGGCTGGTCTCCTTCGAGCACCGCCACCTGGAAAAAATGCTCGCGCTTGGGATGGTTCCTGTGATCCACGGAGACGTGGTGATGGACATGACCCGGGGAGCCTGCATTGTCTCAGGCGACCAGCTCGTGAGATATCTTGCTCTTGCCCTGCACATTACCTGTGTAGGGCTCGCCACCGATGTACCGGGAGTGCTGGATGGAAACCGCGTAGTACCGAAAATAACACGGGGTACTGTGCTAAATCTCCATATCGGCAACTCGAAACATACCGATGTCACCGGTGGAATGAGCGGAAAGCTTTACGAGCTGCTCGAACTTGCGAATGCGGGTATCGGGTCTGATATATTTCATGTCTCGCGGACGAGTGATTTCCTGAACGGAAATGACCATGGCGGGACCCATGTGAGAGGTGAAATTAAATGAGTGACAAGAAACGGTTTACGTCTTCGCGCAAACTCGACCACCTGCGGATCTGTGCAGAAGAAGCTGTCGAATGCGGAGAAACCGGCTTTTCGGATATCCGGTTTGTGCACAATGCCCTGCCGGAATGCGATATGGGCACTATTGATACCTTGGTCCGGTTCCTGAACCACTCGTTCCGGTCACCTCTCTTCATTTCAGCCATGACCGGGGGCCACCCGGCCACAAAAGAGGTGA encodes the following:
- a CDS encoding isopentenyl phosphate kinase; this encodes MSEPMILKLGGSVITDKSADCAVNRGCLAMIAAAIAQARTSGIVVIHGAGSCGHPEARRYHLDTGASRGQTDGIWVTHRVVSSLNDEVVRALREEGVAAVGIHPLHTAVADNGRLVSFEHRHLEKMLALGMVPVIHGDVVMDMTRGACIVSGDQLVRYLALALHITCVGLATDVPGVLDGNRVVPKITRGTVLNLHIGNSKHTDVTGGMSGKLYELLELANAGIGSDIFHVSRTSDFLNGNDHGGTHVRGEIK